TTCATGTTCATTTCATGAACACTCACGGCCCTGCGTTTAACCCCTCAGAGAAAGTGTTTTCAAAGGGGGAGACACAAAATAAACCATGGCTCGATGATTTCTTCGATGACGCCATACTCGATTACGACCGGAATGTGGCAAAAATCCTTGAATCTCTTGAAAAGAAAAACCTACTGGAACGGACTGTGGTCATTGTGCTTTCAGACCACGGACCTAACTGGACAACAGACAAAATGATTCCTCTCATAATCCGGTTTCCGCACGGTGAACATGCAGGTAGAGTTTCGCGGAACGTTCAAACACTGGATGTTGCTCCGACCATCCTTGATTACCTCGGATTCGAAGTTCCGAAATGGATGGAAGGCAAATCGCTAATCTCAAAAAATATCGAAAAAGAACGGTATATTTTTATAGCTCAGTTGGGCGAAGAGGTAAGAATCGGAGATTGGAAATTTGTTAGCAAAGTAAACCCACCGTTTTATAGTTTGGGCGAAGTTTCAGTAGTATTTAAAAATAAATATTGTACGTATAACATTGCCAATAATTTGATATCTTGTAAGCTATTATCAAATGATGGTATATTATCAAATTCAATAGAACTGAATGATAAAAATGCAAAATACATCCTATCTAATATGTTGTTTTTGTATGGTTATCCTAAATTAAATAATGCACATGATAGAAAACAATAATACATTGATCTTGTTTGGTGTTGTATTCGCTGGAAGGAGTGCTCGCTGCATATACTGGAGCCAAGATGTACAGGCATTGTTGTACAGTTCTGGGTGAGATGGTTGGTGACTCCGAGTAGAAGCACGGAACTGCTTGCTAGGAGGGCGATCCAGAAAAACTATTGCTCTGCACCTGGGGGAGGAGATGGGGTTGCCTCTTGCCCGACGGCCGGACCGGGTGGCGTCGGCGAAGCCCGCCGCGGCGCGAAGGTCCCTTTTTTAGAGGCAACTACCACATCGCGGAAAATGCGAGGAACGCCTCGGACCATCCGTAGGCTTGCGCCCGGATGGGAAGGTACGGTTCGACGATTGTCGGGTAGGAGAGGAGAGCGAGCATGGCCCCGAAGTTCGATAATGCGAAAAGCCGATAAGGAGATGATCCCGGGAAGGCTCTTGCGAACCAGTGAGACAGCAGGGGGGACGTCGATGAAAGCAGAAAGAAGGGCAACCCGACGACGGCGGTCAACAGGATGAGGATCCGGAGGAGCGGCGATTCGGTCCCGGCAGGTTTCCAGGAGGCACCGGGCAGGATGGGCAGCAGGAGAGCGGCAGCCCCCAGAAGCACGAGGTGGATGAGGAACTGAGATTTCGGACGAATATATCGGGCCAGGCCGTGTGCATAAAGGTACCCGAGCAGCAGCATGATCTGGAAGAAAAGCAGGCAGGTGGTCCACACTGCTTCGGCGCCGCCGAACCAGGGAAGGATAATTCTGGCGATGATCAGCTCGACCTGAAACAATAGGAATGATCCGAGAAAGATCGTCGCTGCGAAAAGCATCACTGGTCCCCCCCTCCAGTCCTGCGAGAGGATATTATCTTTATTTTATCGGCGTTTTCTCTCACTATCTTTCGGTTGATTTCCATCTCCCCGGAATGCTTAATGGAACGAGGGTTTTCACCGAATCCACGCCACGGAGTCGAGATGGGGAAGGAGATCGCCGGGCATGCGATCGAGGGGACGCGGGTCGCAACGGTTCGGATGACGGAGCGGCCCGACCGGATCGACGAAGGGGAGCTCCGGGGCGCGCTCCGGCCCGGCTTTCCGTGGGACGACATCGTGATCCTCGCGGTGACCGACAGCACGAACCGCGTCGCGATGGAGATGGCGGAAAGCGGAGCAAAGCACGGGACCGTCGTCGTTACCGACGCGCAGACCGATGGCCGGGGACGGATGGGCCGCCGGTGGGTGTCTCCCGGGGGGAAGAACCTGTACGTTTCCCTGCTGTTTCGGCCTCCTGTTCCGACCGTCGACGCGCCGCGACTTGCCCTCGTGGCCGGCGTAGCCCTCGCCGACGCGGTAGAGGCGGTGGGTGTTTCCGCGGCCCTCAAGTGGCCGAACGACCTGTATTGCGGGGGACGGAAGGCGGCGGGGATCCTCGCGGAGATGGCCTCCGACCCGGGCGGCGTCCGCCACGTCGTGATCGGCATCGGGCTCAACGTGAACATGGAAGAGGCCGATTTCCCGCCGGATCTCCGCGATGCGGCGACGTCCCTCCGGATCCGCGCGGGGAGGGTTTTCCGCCGGGTCGACGTCCTCGCCCGGCTCCTCGACGCGTTCGGGACGCGGTACGAGGAATTTCTCGCTGGAGGGTTCGCCTCGCTCCGCGATGAATGGGGCCGCCGGGACTTCCTCCGGGGGCGGCGAGTTCTCCTTCGGCGACAGGGCGTGGAGGGGTGGGGGACCGCGGACGGGCTCGACGCGGTCGGGGCGCTCCGATTCCTTCCCGACGGAGGCCCGGCGATCGAGATGGTGCACAGCGGAGAGATCCTGGACTTCCTGCGATGAGGGGGGTAGGAAACACCCGATGCTCCTGGTGATCGACGTGGGGAACACGAACACCGTCCTCGGGGTTTTCGAGGGGGAGACCCTTCTCCACCACTGGCGGGTGTGGACCGACCGGGAAAAGACGAGCGACGAGTACGGGATCCTTCTGCGGAACCTCTACGACGCGTCGGATTTCTCCTCCCGGGAGATCAAGGCGATCATCATCGCCTCCGTGGTCCCGCCGCTCACGCCGACCATCATGGAATTGTGCGAGCGGTACTTCGGGTTGACGCCGTTGATCGTGGGCCCCGGGATCAAGACGGGGATCTCCATCAAGATGGACAACCCGAAGGAGGTCGGGGCGGACCGGATCGTGAACGCCGTGGCGGCGTTTTCCAAGCATCGGCGGCCCGCCATCGTCGTCGACTTCGGAACGGCCACCACCTTCGACTACGTGTCGGAGAAAGGTGACTACATGGGCGGAGTGATCGCCCCCGGCGTGAACATCTCCGCCGAGGCCCTCTTCCGGCAGGCCTCGAAGCTTCCCCGGATCGAGATCGCCAGGCCCGCCACGGTCATAGGGAAGAACACGGTGGCGGCGATGCAGTCGGGTCTCTTCTACGGATATGTCGCGATGGTCGAGGGGATCATCGACCGGATCCGGAAAGAGGTCCGGGTCGACCCCCTGGTGATCGCCACCGGGGGGCTCGCGCGGACGATCGCGGCGGAGACGACAAAAATCCATGTAATCGATGAGAATTTGACTCTCGAGGGGCTGCGTATTATATACGAGAGGAATCTTTCCTGACCCGTGGGCGCCCCGGTCCGCGGAACAACCGCTTTGTAGGAGGACGGTCAGAGTGGACATCCATCAGATCCGGAACATCGGCATCATCGCGCACGGAGGAGCGGGAAAAACGACGCTGGCGGAGGCCCTTCTGTTCAACGCGAAATCCACGGACCGGATGGGGAAGGTGGACGACGGAAGCTCCAACTTCGACTACGATCCGGAGGAGATCCGGCGGAAGATCACGATCAGCACATCCTTTCATCACTACGCCTGGGACAAGGTCGAGGTCACGCTCGCCGACACCCCCGGCTACATCAACTTCGAGGCGGACACCCGGTCCTGCCTCAAGGTTCTGGACGGCGCGATCCTCGTGGTCAACGCCGTCTCCGGCGTGGAGGTCCAGACCGAGAAGATGTGGAGCCTGGCGCGGGCGGCGGACGTTCCGGTGATCGCCTTCGTTTCGAGGATGGACCGGGAGCGCGCCGATCCCGCGAAGGCGGTCGAGGAGATCGCCGGCATCCTGAAGGTGCCCGCGGTGCCGGTGCAGCTTCCGATCGGGAAGGAGGCGGGGTTCCGCGGCGTGATCGACCTCTTCCGGATGAAGGCGTTGATGTACAAGGGAGACACCGGCGAGTTCACCCTCCAGGAGATCCCCGCCGACCTGGCCGCCGACGCCTCGAGCGCCCGGGAGAGGCTCATCGAGTCGTGCGCCGAGTCCGACGACGCGCTGATCGAGAAGTTCCTCGAGGGGACCCCCCTCACCGACGAGGAGATCCGGGACGGCTTCCGGGCGGGCGTGCGGGCGATGCGGTTCCTTCCGGTCCTGTACGGCTCCGCGCTGCGCAACATCGCGATCCAGCCGGTGCTCGACCTCGTCAACTTCGCCCTTCCCGATCCCTCCTACCGGGCGGAAGTCGAGGGAACCAACCCGAAGAAGAAGACCGCCGAGAAGCGTCCCATCTCGCCGGACGCGCCGTTCTCCGCCCAGGTCTTCAAGACGCTGGCGGACCCGTACGCGGGAAAGCTCTCCATCTTCAAGATCTTCTCCGGCACGCTCACGCCGGACATGTCCCCCTTGAATTCGAGCAAGGACGCGGCGGAGCGGATCGGGCAGATCCTGCGGCTCGAGGGGAAGAAGCAGAAGGGAATCGGGTCGGCCTCCGCGGGGGAGATCGTCGCGGTGGCGAAATTCAAGGAGACTTCCACGGGGGACACCCTGTGCGATCCGAAGGCCCCGATCGTCTTCGAGCGCCCGGCTCCGATGGAGGCGGTCATCTCCTTCGCGGTCCGTCCGAAATCGCGCAACGACGAGGACAAGCTGGGCAGCTCCCTCGCCCGGATGATGGAGGAGGATCCGACCCTCCGTTTCCGCAAGGACCCCCAGACGAACGAGTTCATCCTCGCGGGGATGGGGGAGACCCACGTCGAGGTGGCCGTCGAGAAGCTGAAGCGGGTCTACGGCGTCGAGGTGGAGCTGCGCACGCAGAAGATCGCCTACCTCGAAACGCTGAAAGGGAAAGCCGAAGCCCAGGGGAAGCACAAGAAGCAGACCGGCGGCCGCGGGCAGTACGGCGACTGCTGGATCCGACTCGAGCCGCAGCCGCGAGGGAAGGGGTTCGAGTACGTGGACGGGATCGTGGGCGGGTCGATCCCGCGCCAGTACATCCCCGCGGTGGAGAAGGGGATCGTGGAGCGGATGAGCAAGGGGGTCATCGCGGGGTATCCGGTGGTGGACGTGAAGGCGACCGTCTTCGACGGCTCCTTCCACAACGTCGATTCCTCCGAGATGGCGTTCAAGATCGCCGGGTCCCTCGCCTTCAAGAAGGCGGCGCTGGCCGCCAAGCCGGTCCTTCTCGAGCCGATCGCCGAGATGGATGTCGTCATCCCGGAGGAGAACGTGGGGGACATCATCGGGGATCTCAACGGCCGCCGCGGCCGGGTCCTTGGCGTGGACGCCCTCGGGAAAAGCCAGACCGTCCGGTGCCAGGTGCCGCTGGCGGAGGTGCTCCGCTATTCGTCCGACCTTCGTTCGATCACCTCCGGACGCGGGCAGTTTACAATGAAGGTATCCCACTACGAGGAGACCCCCGCCGCCATTGCGGAGAAGGTGATCTCGGAGTCGAAGAAGGAGATGGGGGAAGAGGAGGAGGAATGAGGGGTCCCGGAGTCTCCCCGGCCGGACCGGACCTCACGGAGGATCGGCCGATCGGCGAGGAGGAGCGGAGCTCGATCGCCGCGCAGGTCGCCCGGCTCTCCGTGCCCGGGAAGGTGGAACTCGCGGTAAAGGGGAACCGGGAAGTCCGCCGGATCCTGTCGCGGGACGCGAGCAGCATGGTCGCCCGCGCGGTGATCGGGAGCCCGAAACTGACGGAGGACGATATCCTCACCTACGCCGCTTCGTCTCAGACCCACGAGGAGGTGCTCCGGTTCATCGCCGACAGCCGGCAATGGACCGCGAACCGGCAAGTGGTCAGCGCGTTGGTCCAGAACCCGAGGACGCCGCCGCCCGCCGCGATCCGGTTCCTGAAGTCG
This is a stretch of genomic DNA from bacterium. It encodes these proteins:
- a CDS encoding biotin--[acetyl-CoA-carboxylase] ligase; translated protein: MGKEIAGHAIEGTRVATVRMTERPDRIDEGELRGALRPGFPWDDIVILAVTDSTNRVAMEMAESGAKHGTVVVTDAQTDGRGRMGRRWVSPGGKNLYVSLLFRPPVPTVDAPRLALVAGVALADAVEAVGVSAALKWPNDLYCGGRKAAGILAEMASDPGGVRHVVIGIGLNVNMEEADFPPDLRDAATSLRIRAGRVFRRVDVLARLLDAFGTRYEEFLAGGFASLRDEWGRRDFLRGRRVLLRRQGVEGWGTADGLDAVGALRFLPDGGPAIEMVHSGEILDFLR
- a CDS encoding type III pantothenate kinase; the protein is MLLVIDVGNTNTVLGVFEGETLLHHWRVWTDREKTSDEYGILLRNLYDASDFSSREIKAIIIASVVPPLTPTIMELCERYFGLTPLIVGPGIKTGISIKMDNPKEVGADRIVNAVAAFSKHRRPAIVVDFGTATTFDYVSEKGDYMGGVIAPGVNISAEALFRQASKLPRIEIARPATVIGKNTVAAMQSGLFYGYVAMVEGIIDRIRKEVRVDPLVIATGGLARTIAAETTKIHVIDENLTLEGLRIIYERNLS
- the fusA gene encoding elongation factor G encodes the protein MDIHQIRNIGIIAHGGAGKTTLAEALLFNAKSTDRMGKVDDGSSNFDYDPEEIRRKITISTSFHHYAWDKVEVTLADTPGYINFEADTRSCLKVLDGAILVVNAVSGVEVQTEKMWSLARAADVPVIAFVSRMDRERADPAKAVEEIAGILKVPAVPVQLPIGKEAGFRGVIDLFRMKALMYKGDTGEFTLQEIPADLAADASSARERLIESCAESDDALIEKFLEGTPLTDEEIRDGFRAGVRAMRFLPVLYGSALRNIAIQPVLDLVNFALPDPSYRAEVEGTNPKKKTAEKRPISPDAPFSAQVFKTLADPYAGKLSIFKIFSGTLTPDMSPLNSSKDAAERIGQILRLEGKKQKGIGSASAGEIVAVAKFKETSTGDTLCDPKAPIVFERPAPMEAVISFAVRPKSRNDEDKLGSSLARMMEEDPTLRFRKDPQTNEFILAGMGETHVEVAVEKLKRVYGVEVELRTQKIAYLETLKGKAEAQGKHKKQTGGRGQYGDCWIRLEPQPRGKGFEYVDGIVGGSIPRQYIPAVEKGIVERMSKGVIAGYPVVDVKATVFDGSFHNVDSSEMAFKIAGSLAFKKAALAAKPVLLEPIAEMDVVIPEENVGDIIGDLNGRRGRVLGVDALGKSQTVRCQVPLAEVLRYSSDLRSITSGRGQFTMKVSHYEETPAAIAEKVISESKKEMGEEEEE